In one Cellulomonas sp. JZ18 genomic region, the following are encoded:
- a CDS encoding phosphotransferase family protein, which produces MSPADVAPTDPARTADSADAADVPGRLLTSGSSADLYALDDDRVLRRYRDGRDVGPERALLDHLAAHGFPAPRVHGDAGPGLVMDWLHGPTMLQALGAGEMSLHDAGDLLADLHRRLHAVPPPLGWHAAGLPAGAPSGPVVVHLDLHPGTVVLSERGPHVVDWSHARLGTPELDVAVTSLVVAEVVVDAGGDYSQAARALLASFLHASGTNPLPALDEAAALRAADPQLVPGERELVHDAAALVRTLVELTTHP; this is translated from the coding sequence ATGTCCCCGGCCGACGTCGCCCCGACGGACCCGGCGCGCACTGCCGACTCGGCTGACGCCGCCGACGTCCCGGGACGGCTCCTGACCTCCGGCAGCTCGGCGGACCTGTACGCGCTCGACGACGACCGGGTGCTGCGCCGCTACCGCGACGGGCGGGACGTCGGACCGGAGCGGGCGCTGCTGGACCACCTGGCCGCGCACGGGTTCCCCGCACCGCGCGTGCACGGTGACGCCGGTCCGGGTCTGGTCATGGACTGGTTGCACGGGCCGACGATGCTCCAGGCGCTCGGCGCCGGCGAGATGTCCCTGCACGACGCCGGCGACCTGCTGGCGGACCTGCACCGCCGCCTCCACGCGGTCCCCCCGCCCCTCGGCTGGCACGCCGCCGGCCTCCCCGCGGGAGCGCCGTCGGGCCCGGTGGTCGTCCACCTGGACCTGCACCCCGGCACGGTCGTGCTCAGCGAGCGCGGCCCGCACGTCGTCGACTGGTCGCACGCCCGCCTCGGCACGCCCGAGCTGGACGTCGCCGTGACGTCCCTGGTCGTCGCGGAGGTCGTCGTCGACGCGGGCGGCGACTACTCGCAGGCGGCGCGGGCCCTGCTCGCCTCGTTCCTGCACGCGAGCGGCACGAACCCGCTGCCCGCCCTGGACGAGGCCGCGGCGCTGCGTGCGGCCGACCCGCAGCTCGTGCCCGGCGAGCGTGAGCTCGTGCACGACGCCGCCGCGCTGGTGCGCACGCTCGTCGAGCTCACCACGCACCCCTGA
- the nrdF gene encoding class 1b ribonucleoside-diphosphate reductase subunit beta, with protein sequence MSPTGKLKLVDRVSAINWNRLQDEKDLEVWDRLVGNFWLPEKVPVSNDIQSWATLTEAEKTMTSRVFTGLTLLDTIQGTVGAVSLIPDALTPHEEAVYTNIAFMESVHAKSYSSIFSTLISTKEIDEAFRWSEENVNLQRKAEIVLEYYRGDEPLKRKVASTMLESFLFYSGFYAPMYWASRAKLTNTADLIRLIIRDEAVHGYYIGYKFQRGLELVSPAERAEIKDYTFNLLFELYDNEVEYTQDLYDELGLTEDVKKFLRYNANKALMNLGYEALFPRDETDVNPAILSALSPNADENHDFFSGSGSSYVIGKAVNTEDEDWDF encoded by the coding sequence ATGAGCCCCACGGGCAAGCTCAAGCTGGTCGACCGCGTGTCGGCGATCAACTGGAACCGCCTCCAGGACGAGAAGGACCTCGAGGTCTGGGACCGCCTGGTCGGCAACTTCTGGCTGCCGGAGAAGGTGCCGGTCTCCAACGACATCCAGTCCTGGGCGACCCTCACCGAGGCCGAGAAGACGATGACGAGCCGCGTCTTCACGGGCCTGACCCTCCTGGACACGATCCAGGGCACGGTCGGCGCGGTCAGCCTCATCCCCGACGCGCTGACCCCGCACGAGGAGGCCGTCTACACGAACATCGCGTTCATGGAGTCGGTGCACGCCAAGTCGTACTCCTCGATCTTCTCCACGCTGATCTCCACCAAGGAGATCGACGAGGCGTTCCGCTGGTCGGAGGAGAACGTCAACCTGCAGCGCAAGGCCGAGATCGTCCTCGAGTACTACCGGGGCGACGAGCCACTCAAGCGCAAGGTCGCCTCGACCATGCTCGAGTCGTTCCTGTTCTACTCCGGCTTCTACGCGCCGATGTACTGGGCGTCGCGGGCGAAGCTGACGAACACGGCCGACCTGATCCGCCTGATCATCCGCGACGAGGCCGTGCACGGCTACTACATCGGCTACAAGTTCCAGCGCGGCCTGGAGCTCGTCTCGCCGGCGGAGCGCGCGGAGATCAAAGACTACACCTTCAACCTCCTCTTCGAGCTGTACGACAACGAGGTGGAGTACACCCAGGACCTCTACGACGAGCTCGGCCTCACCGAGGACGTCAAGAAGTTCCTGCGCTACAACGCCAACAAGGCGCTCATGAACCTCGGCTACGAGGCCCTGTTCCCGCGCGACGAGACGGACGTCAACCCGGCGATCCTGTCCGCGCTGAGCCCGAACGCCGACGAGAACCACGACTTCTTCTCGGGGTCCGGCTCGTCGTACGTCATCGGCAAGGCCGTCAACACCGAGGACGAGGACTGGGACTTCTGA
- a CDS encoding alpha/beta fold hydrolase, with protein MSAPHDVRVPAADGTELVAHVTGAGEPLVCVPGGPMQASAYLGDLGGLAARRPLLLLDLRGTGGSPAPADPAAYRCDRQVDDLEALRRHLRVDRLDLLAHSAGAAVAVLYAARHPERVRSLVLVTPSPRVVGIEVADADRRAVAERRRGAPWFPAAWAGFERIWSGAATAEDVAAITPFLHGRWDDERRALLPVLDAGRDGAAAAAYYPDDLDPQGTRTALAALHAPVLVVAGELDVALPPDRAADYAALVPQASLAVQPGAGHYPWLDDPAAFVAAVGGFLDAHGSPAGPR; from the coding sequence GTGAGCGCGCCGCACGACGTCCGCGTCCCCGCCGCGGACGGCACGGAGCTCGTCGCCCACGTCACGGGAGCGGGCGAGCCGCTCGTGTGCGTCCCGGGCGGTCCGATGCAGGCCTCGGCCTACCTGGGCGACCTCGGCGGCCTCGCGGCACGACGTCCGCTGCTCCTGCTCGACCTGCGCGGCACCGGCGGGTCGCCTGCGCCTGCCGACCCCGCGGCCTACCGCTGCGACCGGCAGGTCGACGACCTCGAGGCGCTGCGCCGGCACCTGCGCGTCGACCGCCTCGACCTGCTCGCGCACTCGGCCGGTGCGGCCGTCGCCGTCCTCTACGCGGCACGGCACCCCGAGCGGGTCCGCTCGCTCGTCCTGGTGACCCCGAGCCCGCGCGTGGTGGGGATCGAGGTCGCCGACGCGGACCGGCGCGCGGTCGCCGAGCGGCGCCGCGGCGCACCGTGGTTCCCGGCGGCGTGGGCGGGCTTCGAGCGCATCTGGTCCGGTGCCGCGACGGCGGAGGACGTCGCGGCGATCACCCCGTTCCTGCACGGCCGGTGGGACGACGAGCGTCGCGCACTGCTGCCGGTGCTCGACGCGGGGCGCGACGGCGCGGCCGCCGCGGCCTACTACCCGGACGACCTCGACCCGCAGGGCACCCGCACCGCCCTCGCGGCCCTGCACGCGCCCGTGCTCGTCGTCGCCGGCGAGCTCGACGTCGCCCTGCCGCCGGACCGTGCCGCCGACTACGCCGCGCTGGTGCCGCAGGCCTCGCTCGCGGTGCAGCCGGGCGCGGGCCACTACCCCTGGCTCGACGACCCGGCCGCCTTCGTCGCGGCGGTGGGCGGGTTCCTCGACGCGCACGGCTCGCCCGCCGGTCCTCGCTGA
- a CDS encoding aromatic acid exporter family protein, with translation MHVDRPAVRRLLRHPRLDMAVKAAIAATVAWLLALQVPGAREYAFYAPFGAVATTYSAVVQSVSATLRTVAAILLGAALGVLADALLGPGVAAIALVVGLGMLVAGLPWLGDSRSYVPVAGMFVLLVGHGQELGYAASYAGLFLLGAACTVVVSAIRPALPLERTDRALDALRDASVQHLRLLAAVIDPDAEGDVEAPPRERLSEPLARARTEVDELRQAARANPRARRHTADVTRRTDDFGALQRAVLLVDDIQAMGADEPWGTSVRRLPEELRRPMAEALRELAATTAEAGTGDTEPGRRRAADRAVAALATALRRYRADGGSEAVALVVSTVVTTLRRSLSALTPADRFRLSTSPAAAPEDEDEPASG, from the coding sequence ATGCACGTCGACCGCCCGGCCGTGCGCCGCCTCCTGCGCCACCCGCGCCTCGACATGGCCGTCAAGGCGGCGATCGCCGCGACCGTCGCGTGGCTGCTCGCGCTGCAGGTGCCGGGTGCGCGGGAGTACGCCTTCTACGCGCCGTTCGGGGCCGTCGCGACGACGTACTCGGCGGTCGTCCAGTCGGTCTCGGCGACGCTGCGCACGGTCGCCGCGATCCTGCTCGGCGCGGCGCTCGGGGTGCTGGCCGACGCCCTGCTCGGACCCGGCGTCGCCGCCATCGCCCTGGTCGTGGGCCTCGGCATGCTGGTCGCCGGTCTGCCGTGGCTCGGCGACAGCCGCTCCTACGTGCCGGTGGCGGGCATGTTCGTCCTGCTCGTCGGGCACGGGCAGGAGCTCGGGTACGCGGCCTCCTACGCGGGACTGTTCCTGCTCGGCGCGGCGTGCACCGTCGTGGTCAGCGCGATCCGGCCCGCGCTGCCGCTGGAGCGCACGGACCGCGCGCTCGACGCCCTGCGCGACGCGTCGGTGCAGCACCTGCGGCTGCTCGCGGCGGTGATCGACCCCGACGCCGAGGGTGACGTCGAGGCGCCCCCGCGCGAGCGGTTGAGCGAGCCGCTCGCGCGCGCCCGCACGGAGGTGGACGAGCTGCGCCAGGCGGCGCGCGCCAACCCGCGCGCACGCCGCCACACCGCCGACGTCACCCGCCGGACCGACGACTTCGGTGCCCTGCAGCGCGCCGTGCTGCTCGTCGACGACATCCAGGCCATGGGCGCGGACGAGCCCTGGGGCACGAGCGTGCGGCGGCTGCCCGAGGAGCTGCGCCGCCCCATGGCGGAGGCGCTGCGCGAGCTCGCCGCGACGACCGCGGAGGCCGGGACCGGCGACACGGAGCCGGGCCGCCGCCGGGCCGCCGACCGTGCGGTCGCCGCCCTGGCCACGGCCCTGCGCCGGTACCGCGCCGACGGCGGGTCGGAGGCGGTCGCGCTCGTCGTCTCGACCGTCGTCACGACGCTGCGACGGTCGCTGTCGGCGCTCACGCCCGCGGACCGCTTCCGGCTGTCGACGAGCCCCGCCGCGGCACCCGAGGACGAGGACGAGCCGGCGAGCGGATGA
- a CDS encoding DnaJ C-terminal domain-containing protein — MTGQDWLEKDFYAVLGVPKDADAAAIKKAYRKLARQLHPDQNPGDAAAEARFKDIGEAYAVLSDPEQRQQYDQLRAMAGGARFRAGAGGPGGPGGAAGFEDLFGGMFGGGANGPAGRVRYSTGGAGGGGFEDILGGLFGGGAGGFGARGPQPGVELTATTTLPFRTAAEGSTISLDVEGRVVNARIPAGVRDGQKIRLRGKGRPGDPGAPAGDLVITVHVEPHPVFSLEGDNLRVTVPVAFDEAALGATIDVPTLDGSSVRVKIPAGTPSGRTLRVKGRGITTSRGTGDLLVTVQVVVPQKLSPAAREAVQAFGIATSGEDVRAGLMAEARR; from the coding sequence GTGACCGGCCAGGACTGGCTCGAGAAGGACTTCTACGCCGTGCTCGGCGTCCCCAAGGACGCCGACGCCGCCGCGATCAAGAAGGCGTACCGCAAGCTGGCGCGCCAGCTGCACCCGGACCAGAACCCCGGGGACGCCGCGGCGGAGGCCCGCTTCAAGGACATCGGTGAGGCGTACGCGGTGCTCTCGGATCCCGAGCAGCGCCAGCAGTACGACCAGCTGCGCGCCATGGCCGGCGGCGCCCGCTTCCGCGCGGGCGCCGGCGGCCCTGGCGGCCCTGGCGGCGCCGCCGGCTTCGAGGACCTCTTCGGCGGCATGTTCGGCGGCGGTGCGAACGGCCCCGCGGGGCGCGTCCGGTACTCGACGGGCGGTGCCGGCGGCGGGGGCTTCGAGGACATCCTCGGCGGGCTGTTCGGCGGCGGTGCGGGCGGCTTCGGCGCCCGCGGGCCGCAGCCGGGCGTGGAGCTCACCGCGACGACGACCCTGCCGTTCCGCACGGCCGCCGAGGGCTCGACGATCTCGCTCGACGTCGAGGGGCGCGTCGTCAACGCGCGCATCCCCGCCGGCGTGCGGGACGGGCAGAAGATCCGCCTGCGCGGCAAGGGCCGTCCCGGCGACCCCGGCGCACCCGCGGGCGACCTCGTCATCACGGTGCACGTCGAGCCGCACCCGGTCTTCTCGCTCGAGGGCGACAACCTGCGCGTCACGGTGCCGGTCGCGTTCGACGAGGCCGCGCTGGGCGCGACGATCGACGTCCCGACGCTCGACGGCTCGTCGGTGCGCGTGAAGATCCCCGCGGGCACGCCCTCGGGCCGCACGCTGCGTGTCAAGGGCCGCGGCATCACCACGAGCCGGGGCACGGGCGACCTGCTCGTCACCGTGCAGGTGGTCGTGCCCCAGAAGCTGAGCCCCGCCGCCCGTGAGGCGGTGCAGGCGTTCGGCATCGCCACGTCCGGCGAGGACGTGCGCGCCGGCCTCATGGCGGAGGCGCGGCGCTGA
- the nrdI gene encoding class Ib ribonucleoside-diphosphate reductase assembly flavoprotein NrdI, whose product MASLVYFSSVSGNTHRFVEKLGVPAQRIPLKPTDPFLRVTEPYVLMLPTYGGGNGEGAVPRQVVRFLNDEGNRALIRGVIAAGNTNFGAAYCIAGDIVAAKCHVPYLYAFELMGTAEDVTRVREGLGRFWQRQSQIPA is encoded by the coding sequence ATGGCCTCGCTCGTCTACTTCTCGTCCGTCTCGGGCAACACCCACCGCTTCGTCGAGAAGCTGGGCGTGCCGGCGCAGCGGATCCCGCTGAAGCCGACCGACCCGTTCCTGCGCGTCACCGAGCCGTACGTGCTGATGCTCCCGACCTACGGCGGGGGCAACGGCGAGGGCGCGGTGCCGCGGCAGGTGGTCAGGTTCCTCAACGACGAGGGCAACCGTGCCCTGATCCGCGGCGTGATCGCGGCAGGCAACACGAACTTCGGTGCGGCGTACTGCATCGCGGGCGACATCGTGGCGGCCAAGTGCCACGTGCCCTACCTGTACGCGTTCGAACTCATGGGAACAGCCGAGGACGTCACGCGCGTCCGCGAAGGATTGGGACGATTTTGGCAGCGACAGTCGCAGATACCCGCGTAG
- the nrdE gene encoding class 1b ribonucleoside-diphosphate reductase subunit alpha, translated as MAATVADTRVELTGLDYHALNAMLNLYDADGKIQFDKDREAARQYFLQHVNQNTVFFHDLDEKLDYLVENKYYDPAVLAQYDREFVKSLFQYAYSKKFRFQTFLGAFKYYTSYTLKTFDGKRYLERFEDRVTMVALALAEGNQEFATNLVDEIVSGRFQPATPTFLNLGKAQRGEPVSCFLLRIEDNMESIARGINSALQLSKRGGGVALLLSNIREHGAPIKHIENQSSGVIPVMKLLEDSFSYANQLGARQGAGAVYLHAHHPDIYRFLDTKRENADEKVRIKTLSLGVVIPDITFELAKKNEPMYLFSPYDVERVYGVPFADVNVTEKYYEMVDDQRIRKTKINAREFFQTLAEIQFESGYPYIMFEDTVNRANPIKGKITHSNLCSEILQVSTPSTFNEDLSYAEVGRDISCNLGSMNIALSMDSPDLGKTVETAIRALTAVSDQTDIESVPSVKRANRGGHAIGLGQMNLHGYLARERIHYGSDEGLDFTNIYFYTVAYHAIRASNLLARERQAKFFGFEESKYATGEYFQKYIEKEWKPRTARVAELFETAGVHIPTQDDWRELAELVKEHGLYNQNLQAVPPTGSISYINHSTSSIHPIASKIEIRKEGKIGRVYYPAPFMTNDNLEYYADAYEIGYEKIIDTYAEATQHVDQGLSLTLFFKDTATTRDLNKAQIYAWKKGIKTIYYIRLRQLALEGTEVEGCVSCML; from the coding sequence TTGGCAGCGACAGTCGCAGATACCCGCGTAGAGCTGACGGGGCTGGACTACCACGCCCTCAACGCCATGCTCAACCTGTACGACGCGGACGGGAAGATCCAGTTCGACAAGGACCGTGAGGCGGCGCGGCAGTACTTCCTGCAGCACGTCAACCAGAACACGGTCTTCTTCCACGACCTGGACGAGAAGCTCGACTACCTGGTCGAGAACAAGTACTACGACCCCGCCGTGCTCGCGCAGTACGACCGCGAGTTCGTGAAGTCGCTGTTCCAGTACGCGTACTCGAAGAAGTTCCGCTTCCAGACCTTCCTCGGCGCGTTCAAGTACTACACCTCGTACACGCTGAAGACGTTCGACGGCAAGCGGTACCTGGAGCGCTTCGAGGACCGCGTGACGATGGTCGCCCTCGCCCTGGCGGAGGGGAACCAGGAGTTCGCCACCAACCTGGTCGACGAGATCGTCTCGGGCCGGTTCCAGCCGGCGACGCCGACGTTCCTCAACCTCGGCAAGGCGCAGCGCGGTGAGCCCGTGTCCTGCTTCCTGCTGCGCATCGAGGACAACATGGAGTCCATCGCGCGCGGCATCAACTCCGCCCTGCAGCTGTCCAAGCGCGGTGGCGGCGTCGCCCTGCTGCTGTCGAACATCCGCGAGCACGGCGCACCGATCAAGCACATCGAGAACCAGTCGTCCGGCGTCATCCCCGTGATGAAGCTGCTCGAGGACTCGTTCAGCTACGCCAACCAGCTCGGCGCCCGCCAGGGCGCCGGCGCGGTGTACCTGCACGCGCACCACCCGGACATCTACCGCTTCCTCGACACCAAGCGCGAGAACGCGGACGAGAAGGTCCGCATCAAGACGCTCTCCCTCGGCGTCGTCATCCCGGACATCACGTTCGAGCTGGCGAAGAAGAACGAGCCGATGTACCTCTTCTCGCCGTACGACGTCGAGCGCGTCTACGGGGTGCCGTTCGCGGACGTGAACGTCACCGAGAAGTACTACGAGATGGTCGACGACCAGCGCATCCGCAAGACCAAGATCAACGCGCGCGAGTTCTTCCAGACCCTCGCCGAGATCCAGTTCGAGTCGGGCTACCCGTACATCATGTTCGAGGACACGGTGAACCGGGCGAACCCGATCAAGGGCAAGATCACGCACTCGAACCTGTGCTCGGAGATCCTGCAGGTCTCCACGCCGTCGACCTTCAACGAGGACCTGTCCTACGCCGAGGTCGGCCGCGACATCTCCTGCAACCTCGGCTCGATGAACATCGCGCTCTCGATGGACTCGCCCGACCTCGGCAAGACGGTCGAGACCGCGATCCGCGCGCTCACCGCGGTGTCGGACCAGACGGACATCGAGTCGGTCCCGTCGGTGAAGCGGGCGAACCGCGGCGGTCACGCCATCGGCCTGGGGCAGATGAACCTGCACGGCTACCTCGCCCGCGAGCGGATCCACTACGGGTCCGACGAGGGCCTGGACTTCACGAACATCTACTTCTACACGGTCGCCTACCACGCGATCCGTGCCTCGAACCTGCTCGCGCGCGAGCGGCAGGCGAAGTTCTTCGGGTTCGAGGAGTCGAAGTACGCGACCGGCGAGTACTTCCAGAAGTACATCGAGAAGGAGTGGAAGCCCCGGACGGCCCGTGTCGCGGAGCTGTTCGAGACCGCGGGCGTGCACATCCCCACGCAGGACGACTGGCGCGAGCTGGCCGAGCTCGTCAAGGAGCACGGCCTGTACAACCAGAACCTGCAGGCGGTCCCGCCGACCGGCTCGATCTCGTACATCAACCACTCGACGAGCTCGATCCACCCGATCGCGTCGAAGATCGAGATCCGCAAGGAGGGCAAGATCGGCCGCGTGTACTACCCGGCGCCGTTCATGACGAACGACAACCTGGAGTACTACGCCGACGCCTACGAGATCGGCTACGAGAAGATCATCGACACGTACGCCGAGGCCACGCAGCACGTGGACCAGGGCCTGTCGCTGACGCTCTTCTTCAAGGACACCGCCACCACGCGCGACCTCAACAAGGCGCAGATCTACGCGTGGAAGAAGGGCATCAAGACCATCTACTACATCCGCCTTCGCCAGCTCGCGCTCGAGGGCACCGAGGTCGAGGGCTGCGTCAGCTGCATGCTGTGA
- the nrdH gene encoding glutaredoxin-like protein NrdH has product MTITVYSKPACVQCTATYRALDKLGHEYTVVDISEDADARDYVMSLGHLQAPVVVAGGEHWSGYRPDRIKALADQLAGQVA; this is encoded by the coding sequence ATGACGATCACGGTCTACAGCAAGCCGGCGTGCGTGCAGTGCACGGCGACCTACCGGGCCCTCGACAAGCTCGGGCACGAGTACACGGTCGTCGACATCTCCGAGGACGCCGACGCCCGTGACTACGTCATGTCGCTCGGCCACCTGCAGGCGCCCGTCGTGGTCGCCGGTGGCGAGCACTGGTCGGGCTACCGCCCCGACCGCATCAAGGCGCTCGCGGACCAGCTCGCCGGCCAGGTGGCCTGA
- a CDS encoding DUF1540 domain-containing protein — protein sequence MSTLAELPPVAECSVDGCSYNEHHSCHAAAITVGGTGDAQCATFIPLSAKGGLDKVVSHVGACQRQDCLHNDHLECHAESIRVGAGHDLADCLTFAPR from the coding sequence ATGAGCACCCTCGCAGAGCTTCCTCCCGTCGCCGAGTGCTCGGTCGACGGCTGTTCGTACAACGAGCACCACTCCTGCCACGCGGCCGCCATCACGGTCGGCGGCACGGGCGACGCGCAGTGCGCCACGTTCATCCCGCTGAGCGCCAAGGGCGGCCTCGACAAGGTCGTCAGCCACGTCGGAGCCTGCCAGCGGCAGGACTGCCTGCACAACGACCACCTGGAGTGCCACGCGGAGTCGATCCGCGTGGGCGCCGGGCACGACCTGGCCGACTGCCTCACGTTCGCCCCGCGCTGA
- a CDS encoding heat shock protein transcriptional repressor HspR: MDDDAKIYVISVAAQLAGMHPQTLRQYDRLGLVQPARTRGRGRRYSKRDIEMLREVQRLSQDEGVNLAGIKRILELEAEVRQMRRQVEFLRTLVDPGRRVFRADPTGNVVADRLHPLAERPAPTRPRWVPRQLMAGPSAQRRDP, from the coding sequence GTGGACGACGACGCGAAGATCTACGTCATCTCCGTCGCGGCGCAGCTGGCGGGGATGCACCCCCAGACGCTGCGGCAGTACGACCGGCTCGGCCTCGTCCAGCCCGCCCGCACCCGGGGCCGCGGCCGCCGCTACTCCAAGCGGGACATCGAGATGCTCCGCGAGGTGCAGCGCCTGTCCCAGGACGAGGGCGTGAACCTGGCCGGGATCAAGCGCATCCTCGAGCTCGAGGCCGAGGTGCGGCAGATGCGCCGGCAGGTGGAGTTCCTGCGCACGCTCGTCGACCCGGGGCGGCGCGTCTTCCGGGCCGACCCGACGGGCAACGTCGTCGCGGACCGCCTGCACCCCCTGGCGGAGCGCCCGGCGCCGACCCGGCCCCGCTGGGTGCCGCGCCAGCTCATGGCGGGGCCGTCGGCGCAGCGCCGCGACCCCTGA
- a CDS encoding chemotaxis protein CheW, which yields MSVLSVRRPSSALPLRTRLRHLRETVRWAPAPYFEGGPRQRLRFVGYLAGSVLLWTTLTLVVLAALGRALATIA from the coding sequence GTGTCCGTCCTCTCCGTCCGCCGACCGTCCTCCGCCCTGCCCCTGCGCACCCGCCTGCGCCACCTGCGCGAGACGGTGCGCTGGGCGCCCGCGCCGTACTTCGAGGGCGGGCCACGCCAGCGCCTGCGCTTCGTGGGGTACCTCGCGGGCAGCGTCCTGCTCTGGACCACCCTGACCCTCGTCGTGCTCGCCGCCCTCGGCCGCGCGCTCGCGACGATCGCCTGA
- a CDS encoding AAA family ATPase has translation MSDAAAAPDAPPAPEAHPAPGARTVAGPRPALASHDIAADRERVRRRRVLRVCLVVLALEAYVIWSAVTGRPLLVVPDVDPLVVVPVLFFAALLVLLVGTQLGAGRSPHVTYRPEQVDVTLDDVVGIDPIVDDVRRSIDLFQTHRRFADQMGGTPRRGLLFEGPPGTGKTLTAKAMAAEAGVPFLFVSATSFQSMYYGATARKIRTYFRALRAAARKEGGAIGFIEEIDAIALRRGGLLAAQGSAAFVSVPSTAALLTGHGTGVVREAMVSEGTGGVVNELLVQMQSFDEPVGLDRVVNRFVAAVNLLLPSHRQLKQRKPVRAPILLIAATNRADHLDPALLRPGRFDRRLTFNPPDAHGRRALVDHFLARRAHHHELDEPAVRDRVAAATNGWTPVMVEHLLDEALVNALRRGDSAMRYVDVEQARITELVGLGHPVTYTTQERTLIATHEAGHAVTAWLVAPNRTLEVLTIVKRGQALGLLAHGDCEEVYTRTQYDLRALVQIAMGGMVAEELFFGQTTTGPASDLAAATRTAAQMVGAAGMTGSLVSFAATGKDLVEQVIGDPLARTQLEDVLDSARATVRRLLASNRDLVEALRDALLERHELIGEEITGVLEKAVADRPDGVRPTSPAEHLRIA, from the coding sequence GTGTCCGACGCAGCCGCCGCGCCCGACGCACCCCCCGCGCCCGAGGCGCACCCCGCGCCCGGCGCGCGCACGGTGGCCGGCCCGCGTCCCGCGCTCGCCTCCCACGACATCGCCGCCGACCGCGAGCGGGTGCGCCGCCGGCGCGTGCTGCGCGTCTGCCTCGTCGTGCTGGCCCTCGAGGCGTACGTGATCTGGTCGGCCGTCACCGGGCGTCCGCTGCTCGTGGTCCCGGACGTCGACCCGCTGGTGGTCGTGCCGGTGCTGTTCTTCGCGGCCCTGCTCGTGCTGCTCGTCGGGACCCAGCTGGGCGCGGGCCGCTCGCCGCACGTCACGTACCGTCCGGAGCAGGTCGACGTGACGCTCGACGACGTCGTCGGCATCGACCCGATCGTCGACGACGTGCGCCGCTCGATCGACCTGTTCCAGACCCACCGCCGCTTCGCGGACCAGATGGGCGGGACCCCGCGCCGCGGCCTGCTGTTCGAGGGCCCGCCCGGGACGGGCAAGACGCTGACCGCCAAGGCGATGGCCGCCGAGGCCGGCGTGCCGTTCCTGTTCGTCTCGGCGACCAGCTTCCAGTCGATGTACTACGGCGCGACCGCCCGCAAGATCCGCACGTACTTCCGCGCGCTGCGCGCCGCGGCCCGCAAGGAGGGCGGCGCGATCGGGTTCATCGAGGAGATCGACGCGATCGCGCTGCGGCGCGGCGGGCTCCTCGCGGCGCAGGGGAGTGCGGCGTTCGTGTCCGTGCCGTCGACCGCCGCGCTGCTGACCGGTCACGGCACCGGCGTCGTGCGCGAGGCGATGGTCTCCGAGGGCACGGGCGGGGTCGTCAACGAGCTGCTCGTGCAGATGCAGTCGTTCGACGAGCCGGTCGGGCTCGACCGCGTCGTCAACCGGTTCGTCGCGGCGGTAAACCTGCTGCTGCCGTCGCACCGCCAGCTCAAGCAGCGCAAGCCGGTCCGCGCGCCGATCCTGCTCATCGCGGCCACCAACCGGGCGGACCACCTCGACCCGGCGCTGCTGCGCCCCGGCCGCTTCGACCGCCGGCTCACGTTCAACCCGCCGGACGCCCACGGCCGTCGTGCCCTGGTCGACCACTTCCTGGCGCGCCGTGCGCACCACCACGAGCTCGACGAGCCGGCCGTGCGCGACCGCGTCGCCGCCGCGACGAACGGGTGGACGCCCGTCATGGTCGAGCACCTGCTCGACGAGGCGCTCGTCAACGCGCTGCGCCGCGGCGACTCGGCGATGCGGTACGTGGACGTGGAGCAGGCGCGCATCACCGAGCTCGTCGGCCTGGGGCACCCGGTGACGTACACGACCCAGGAGCGCACGCTCATCGCCACGCACGAGGCCGGGCACGCCGTCACCGCCTGGCTCGTCGCGCCGAACCGCACGCTCGAGGTGCTCACCATCGTCAAGCGCGGGCAGGCGCTCGGCCTGCTCGCGCACGGCGACTGCGAGGAGGTCTACACGCGCACGCAGTACGACCTGCGCGCGCTCGTGCAGATCGCGATGGGCGGCATGGTCGCCGAGGAGCTGTTCTTCGGGCAGACGACGACCGGCCCCGCGTCCGACCTGGCCGCGGCGACGCGCACGGCGGCGCAGATGGTCGGCGCGGCCGGCATGACGGGCTCGCTCGTGTCGTTCGCGGCGACCGGCAAGGACCTCGTGGAGCAGGTGATCGGCGACCCGCTGGCGCGCACCCAGCTCGAGGACGTCCTCGACAGCGCCCGCGCCACGGTCCGGCGCCTGCTCGCGTCGAACCGGGACCTGGTCGAGGCGCTGCGCGACGCGCTGCTGGAGCGGCACGAGCTGATCGGCGAGGAGATCACCGGCGTGCTGGAGAAGGCGGTGGCCGACCGTCCCGACGGCGTGCGGCCGACGTCGCCGGCGGAGCACCTGCGCATCGCCTGA